One Nocardia iowensis DNA window includes the following coding sequences:
- a CDS encoding polyprenyl synthetase family protein, with protein sequence MAGYHFGWWDRDGFEIDADPGKSLRAALVIASAAACSGGPVDAASAGAAVELVHNFTLVHDDIMDRDLTRRGRPTVWSVWGITDAMLLGDALQALAVRTAVEGCAKHIAAEVVSRLAATMVELCRGQQEDCAFETREGITVNDYLQMVAGKTGALMGCSCALGACCAGADAETVSAMDAFGRRLGLAFQFTDDLLGIWGQPRLSGKPVGNDVKRRKRSLPVVAAIESGTSAGLELAWMFDAEHPLDAEDADRAVELIERAGGRAYTERQAEQQVRRALAELPDRLVTEDLMILAQGVWGREK encoded by the coding sequence ATGGCTGGGTACCACTTCGGCTGGTGGGATCGTGACGGGTTCGAGATCGATGCGGATCCAGGGAAGTCGCTGCGTGCGGCGTTGGTGATCGCCTCTGCCGCAGCATGTTCCGGCGGGCCCGTTGACGCGGCGTCGGCTGGGGCCGCAGTCGAATTGGTACACAATTTTACGTTGGTGCACGACGACATCATGGACCGCGACCTCACCCGCCGGGGACGTCCCACCGTGTGGAGTGTGTGGGGTATCACCGACGCCATGCTGCTCGGGGATGCGCTGCAGGCACTCGCGGTGCGCACCGCAGTTGAGGGCTGCGCGAAACATATTGCTGCGGAGGTTGTCTCGCGTCTCGCGGCGACCATGGTCGAGTTGTGCCGTGGGCAGCAGGAGGATTGTGCGTTCGAGACGCGGGAGGGGATTACCGTCAACGACTACCTGCAAATGGTTGCGGGCAAAACCGGGGCATTGATGGGCTGCTCCTGTGCGCTCGGTGCATGCTGCGCCGGCGCCGACGCGGAAACGGTATCCGCGATGGACGCCTTCGGCCGCCGCCTCGGTCTGGCGTTCCAGTTCACCGACGATCTCCTCGGGATATGGGGCCAGCCCCGGCTGAGCGGCAAACCCGTTGGCAACGATGTGAAGCGTCGCAAACGTTCGCTCCCGGTGGTCGCAGCAATAGAGTCGGGCACGTCCGCGGGCCTCGAGTTGGCGTGGATGTTCGATGCTGAGCACCCCCTCGACGCCGAGGACGCCGATCGCGCAGTAGAACTGATTGAACGAGCAGGCGGGCGTGCCTACACCGAGCGGCAGGCGGAACAGCAGGTGCGCCGCGCCCTCGCCGAGCTCCCAGATCGGTTGGTGACCGAAGATCTAATGATTCTCGCCCAGGGGGTTTGGGGACGCGAGAAGTGA
- a CDS encoding helix-turn-helix domain-containing protein: MDQSGTRQFTVGRLVKMRRAEKGLSRRVVAGLVGRSEEWLRLVESGRCRLDSVEVILALSEVLGFDHNILIERRAGASGDGNTMGGEVARKLRQAILGHPRFRVQDTSALSLDLLSVATELASCRRAWHESPRRYTTVLEKLPAVVSASRLLYLHVNDSANASLQVSAYHLAREVCTGIGADDLAWIVADRAMELAGLADSPIEVATAAWHFGCSLLHIGETGLCLECVASSATLVDAVPNSVDRTIVSGAFHLLGARASAAEHDLADAERRLAGAKRIADELGRDGRIPGVTFGQTEIDIACMEISTGSDDADGAVKIGAETELTPDYPVEGRARYYIAMAEAFATGGDDVGAVFSLTKAAAACPEELRFNRAAHRALQRIGCGNQLVAHEVTRLFALAGLERPRSP; this comes from the coding sequence ATGGATCAGTCGGGAACGAGGCAATTCACCGTGGGGCGACTCGTAAAAATGCGTCGTGCCGAGAAGGGGCTATCGCGACGGGTGGTGGCCGGTTTGGTCGGGCGCAGCGAGGAGTGGCTGCGACTGGTCGAATCAGGTCGCTGTCGGCTCGACAGCGTGGAGGTGATCTTAGCGCTGTCCGAGGTGCTGGGCTTCGACCACAATATACTGATCGAGCGGCGTGCCGGGGCGAGCGGTGACGGAAATACAATGGGCGGCGAAGTTGCCAGGAAACTTCGGCAAGCGATCCTCGGCCATCCCCGATTCCGGGTGCAGGACACATCCGCGCTGTCACTCGATCTGCTGTCGGTGGCGACGGAACTAGCGAGTTGTCGGAGAGCCTGGCACGAATCGCCGCGGCGCTATACGACGGTGCTGGAAAAGCTGCCCGCCGTAGTATCGGCGAGCCGGTTGCTTTACCTGCACGTGAATGACTCCGCGAACGCATCGCTACAGGTGTCCGCATATCATCTCGCGCGGGAAGTATGTACCGGAATCGGCGCCGACGACCTCGCGTGGATAGTCGCGGACCGCGCAATGGAACTCGCTGGCCTGGCCGACAGTCCGATCGAAGTAGCCACCGCCGCATGGCATTTCGGTTGTTCGCTGCTGCATATTGGCGAGACGGGACTGTGTCTTGAATGCGTGGCGAGTTCGGCAACCTTGGTCGACGCGGTGCCCAACTCTGTCGATCGGACAATCGTGTCGGGCGCGTTCCATCTGCTCGGGGCACGGGCATCGGCTGCAGAACACGATTTGGCAGACGCGGAGCGGCGGCTGGCGGGGGCTAAGCGTATTGCCGACGAGCTCGGTAGGGATGGTCGGATACCGGGAGTTACGTTCGGGCAGACGGAAATCGACATCGCCTGCATGGAGATCTCCACTGGCAGCGACGACGCGGACGGTGCCGTCAAGATCGGCGCGGAGACCGAGCTTACGCCAGATTATCCGGTCGAGGGTCGGGCGCGGTACTACATTGCCATGGCGGAGGCGTTCGCAACCGGCGGCGACGACGTCGGGGCGGTGTTCTCGCTGACCAAGGCCGCAGCCGCCTGCCCGGAGGAACTGCGGTTCAACCGAGCCGCGCACCGTGCTCTGCAGCGCATCGGGTGCGGGAATCAGCTTGTCGCCCATGAGGTAACGCGACTATTCGCGCTGGCTGGGCTGGAACGGCCCAGGTCGCCATGA
- a CDS encoding helix-turn-helix domain-containing protein: MLTAHIRPILEATKAVLDRQQRVAAAARGSQLRPEFDELPRYALGLLTIGREPTEHTAAHRASSLWETLSPAERDVAVLAAAGRPNSAIAVRRDRSVRTVDAQVSLILQKLMVSSRSDIIGHIPADLLHRVRQQSGHEPDA; this comes from the coding sequence GTGCTCACCGCGCACATACGGCCGATCCTCGAGGCCACCAAGGCGGTGCTCGACAGGCAGCAGCGGGTCGCTGCTGCGGCCCGCGGGTCACAGTTGCGGCCCGAGTTCGATGAATTGCCGCGCTATGCGCTCGGCCTGTTGACCATCGGTCGTGAGCCGACCGAACACACTGCAGCGCACCGCGCATCGAGCTTATGGGAGACGTTGTCGCCAGCGGAGCGCGATGTCGCCGTGCTTGCCGCCGCGGGACGGCCGAACAGTGCGATCGCGGTCCGACGCGATCGATCGGTCCGCACCGTCGACGCGCAGGTGAGTTTGATCCTGCAGAAGCTGATGGTTTCCTCGCGGTCCGACATCATCGGGCATATTCCGGCTGACCTCCTGCACCGTGTCCGGCAGCAATCCGGACACGAACCTGACGCCTAA
- a CDS encoding dihydrofolate reductase family protein yields the protein MGNVMLWMQMSLDGFAQGPDDDVHWPVVDEELCESYLDRLTEADVFLYGRKTYEIMASFWPTADRDPAISPFYVEFARCWKKTPKIVFSRTLRTVEWDTRVVSDLVEEIGELRAQRGCRMVLFGGVQTAATFIAHDLVDEYRLFVHPVLLGGGVPLFPGVDRAGLRLLDVMTYDSAVVQFHYEQLANAA from the coding sequence ATGGGAAATGTGATGTTGTGGATGCAGATGTCCCTGGACGGGTTTGCTCAGGGACCGGACGACGATGTGCACTGGCCGGTCGTGGATGAAGAGTTGTGCGAGTCCTACCTGGACCGGTTGACCGAGGCTGACGTGTTCCTCTACGGGCGCAAAACCTACGAGATCATGGCGTCGTTCTGGCCCACGGCGGATCGCGACCCGGCGATTTCGCCCTTCTATGTCGAGTTCGCGCGCTGCTGGAAGAAGACACCCAAGATCGTCTTCTCCCGGACCTTGCGCACCGTCGAGTGGGATACCAGGGTCGTCAGTGACCTCGTCGAAGAGATCGGTGAGCTGCGGGCGCAGCGGGGGTGTCGGATGGTGCTGTTCGGCGGCGTGCAGACCGCGGCGACGTTCATCGCGCACGACCTGGTCGATGAATATCGGCTGTTCGTCCATCCGGTCCTGCTCGGCGGAGGTGTTCCGCTGTTCCCGGGCGTAGATCGGGCAGGTCTACGGCTGCTGGATGTGATGACCTACGACAGCGCCGTCGTGCAGTTCCACTACGAGCAGCTGGCCAACGCAGCGTAA